The Hahella sp. HNIBRBA332 genome window below encodes:
- a CDS encoding right-handed parallel beta-helix repeat-containing protein produces the protein MKSAIGALFGCALSGACFATNLNIIDYGATPDDHSDDDSIAINAAINAARDGDTVIIPEGTFHTREEIILKSRVNLKGAGYAKSTITAVYTSMGNDDEHQTLIKGKNLSSVTISGLRLKTTHSEGVSQLISIIDSENVSVNESSFYRFIKHAIYFNNTINGRVADSRFQDATITAKGGHGYGVVYTNGCDRGRVDDSYFYGPDIRHGVVIQGDKKTNRPSHGITVNNNYFKDTKQDAIDLHGTGEYDNIVIDNTIVGDPNDKTLGRGIGVGEDVHGPSGSGNIIKNNVIRNTLYGIHVLAGSPDVKISGNKIYNCDRMGIFIENGQNVDVRANTVEGCKWWGIYVENGDNTTIASGSKETNEVHGNGWGSSGRWRYPKVYGNGGVRVMSQNSGMNVRNNNFCDNESNGGPNFQFEGQGTVLNNQCQ, from the coding sequence ATGAAATCAGCAATAGGAGCCCTGTTTGGGTGCGCGCTCTCTGGCGCCTGTTTCGCCACCAACTTGAACATCATCGACTACGGCGCCACGCCAGACGATCACAGCGACGATGACTCCATCGCCATCAACGCCGCCATTAACGCCGCTCGCGATGGCGATACCGTTATCATCCCTGAAGGCACCTTTCACACCCGCGAGGAAATCATACTGAAGAGTCGTGTTAACTTGAAAGGCGCAGGGTACGCCAAATCGACGATTACTGCGGTATACACCAGTATGGGCAATGACGACGAACATCAGACCTTAATTAAAGGCAAGAACCTGTCATCGGTCACCATATCCGGGCTGAGACTGAAAACCACCCACTCTGAGGGAGTCAGCCAGCTAATTTCCATCATAGACTCTGAAAATGTCAGCGTTAATGAAAGCAGCTTTTATCGGTTCATAAAGCATGCCATTTACTTTAATAACACCATCAACGGCAGAGTCGCTGACTCTCGATTTCAGGATGCGACTATTACAGCAAAGGGTGGACATGGCTATGGCGTGGTCTATACAAACGGGTGTGATAGAGGCAGAGTGGATGACAGCTACTTCTATGGCCCCGATATTCGTCACGGCGTAGTGATTCAAGGCGACAAAAAAACTAACCGACCTAGCCATGGCATCACTGTAAACAACAATTACTTCAAAGACACAAAACAAGACGCCATTGATCTGCACGGAACAGGTGAATACGACAACATCGTTATAGACAATACAATTGTGGGCGACCCCAACGACAAGACGTTAGGCCGAGGAATTGGCGTCGGCGAAGATGTGCACGGCCCTTCTGGTAGCGGGAATATCATTAAAAACAACGTTATTCGTAATACTCTTTACGGCATACATGTCCTTGCAGGTTCGCCCGACGTCAAGATCTCGGGGAATAAAATATACAATTGCGATCGCATGGGTATATTCATTGAGAACGGTCAAAACGTAGATGTACGAGCCAACACAGTAGAAGGGTGCAAATGGTGGGGCATCTATGTGGAGAATGGCGACAATACCACCATTGCCTCAGGAAGCAAGGAGACAAACGAAGTGCACGGCAACGGCTGGGGCTCCAGTGGACGCTGGCGTTACCCAAAGGTATATGGCAACGGCGGCGTACGCGTAATGAGCCAAAACTCTGGGATGAATGTGCGAAATAATAACTTTTGCGATAACGAGAGCAATGGCGGCCCCAACTTCCAGTTCGAAGGGCAAGGTACAGTCCTGAATAATCAATGTCAGTGA
- a CDS encoding SGNH/GDSL hydrolase family protein: MNALQLIVRLLLATGIFLTTSVAAIDKPVLLIGASYASGDTPLNSDLQGPLAGISVGSGDYVDLETALTRYGVKVKSEAQAGATTFSRVSCNPVCGSARWDSYSTQLQKALMRVAQYDQSGLAGYNAGYVIISIGNDCLHSDSFGIEQSQTVLCSNAEMNAAVDRLIAIGRQALGLGLTPVYPLYPNPDDLDLSLFANLSGLTWAMSNDDFKFFGRLYARRIHDELEGALLVNPWRTFEHRGDGIHPNEETVMKGARRILWAIQEYEASRQ; this comes from the coding sequence GTGAACGCATTACAACTGATTGTGAGACTACTGCTCGCCACAGGAATTTTTCTGACCACTTCCGTCGCAGCAATCGATAAGCCCGTATTGCTGATTGGCGCTTCCTACGCTAGTGGCGACACGCCTCTAAACTCTGACCTGCAAGGACCATTGGCGGGGATATCGGTTGGTTCAGGGGATTATGTCGACCTGGAAACGGCGTTGACGCGATACGGGGTGAAAGTCAAAAGTGAAGCGCAGGCGGGCGCCACCACATTCAGTCGCGTCAGTTGTAATCCGGTATGCGGTTCCGCCCGTTGGGACAGTTATTCAACGCAATTGCAAAAAGCGTTAATGCGGGTAGCCCAATATGATCAGTCTGGTTTGGCTGGATATAACGCGGGGTATGTGATTATCAGCATTGGCAATGATTGTTTGCACTCTGACTCATTCGGTATTGAGCAATCTCAGACCGTCTTATGTAGCAACGCGGAAATGAATGCCGCGGTGGACCGTCTAATTGCCATTGGCAGGCAAGCATTAGGTCTCGGCCTGACCCCGGTATATCCCCTTTATCCCAATCCAGATGATCTTGATCTGTCTCTTTTCGCCAATTTATCCGGTCTGACCTGGGCGATGAGCAATGATGACTTCAAATTCTTCGGTCGCTTATATGCGCGCAGGATTCATGATGAACTTGAAGGCGCTCTGCTGGTGAACCCCTGGCGTACATTCGAACATCGCGGCGATGGCATTCATCCTAATGAAGAAACGGTGATGAAAGGGGCGCGTAGAATTTTATGGGCGATTCAGGAGTACGAAGCGTCTCGTCAGTGA
- a CDS encoding DUF4124 domain-containing protein, which translates to MRKWLLQLLVVVALVPAVWFISTPDQRKTYLTLLSLPQDPTWLHEGNLLALLSRTPQQPPEAQALTDIASAPETPAELPSTSSKEAAPNVLSALRQMAHSALPQTMCGKTATRDIRDVETPQIYKWTDANGRVHFSDSAQNKSAQFVGESYASQKKYFDFKLTSKGMPRNGLVEDRIRAAAQQVYTQLEAYLAPERRRQIILNLELYGDRAEYEALRKKVFPGFNAAAFFSHGANTIYMVNEDKLETTVAIAKHEVVHAVLAGLVGPMPTWLNEGMAEYLEHGGLPYKTLPIDLNENAINQLLATEHQDFYNASAESNYMASHKLVAYLNSSGEGRRVIADIFNGLAEAPCSQVDSLSAVTSAMGDVGHLAKLL; encoded by the coding sequence ATGAGAAAATGGTTGCTGCAATTGTTGGTGGTGGTCGCGCTGGTTCCCGCGGTCTGGTTTATCTCGACGCCGGATCAGCGCAAAACCTATCTGACGCTGTTGAGTCTTCCCCAAGATCCCACCTGGCTGCATGAAGGCAATTTACTTGCTTTGCTTAGTCGCACCCCGCAGCAACCGCCTGAAGCACAAGCTTTGACCGACATTGCGTCCGCGCCGGAGACGCCAGCGGAATTGCCTTCCACCTCATCGAAAGAGGCCGCGCCAAACGTTCTGTCCGCGTTACGTCAAATGGCGCACAGCGCCCTGCCGCAAACTATGTGCGGAAAAACCGCCACTCGCGACATCCGGGACGTGGAAACGCCGCAGATTTACAAGTGGACGGACGCCAATGGCCGCGTTCATTTCTCTGATAGCGCCCAGAACAAGAGCGCGCAATTCGTGGGAGAAAGCTACGCCTCACAGAAGAAATATTTTGATTTCAAGTTGACCAGCAAAGGCATGCCCCGCAACGGCTTGGTGGAAGACAGGATCAGAGCCGCCGCCCAGCAGGTTTATACGCAACTGGAAGCTTATCTCGCGCCTGAACGCCGCAGACAGATCATTCTCAACCTGGAGCTTTACGGCGACCGCGCAGAGTATGAAGCCCTGCGCAAGAAAGTGTTCCCAGGCTTCAATGCCGCCGCGTTCTTCTCCCATGGGGCCAACACCATCTACATGGTTAACGAAGACAAGCTGGAAACCACTGTCGCCATCGCCAAGCACGAAGTGGTTCACGCAGTTCTGGCGGGCTTGGTCGGCCCCATGCCAACATGGCTCAACGAAGGTATGGCGGAATACCTGGAACACGGCGGACTGCCCTACAAGACGCTTCCCATTGATCTGAACGAAAACGCCATTAATCAGTTGCTCGCTACGGAGCACCAGGACTTTTATAACGCCAGCGCAGAAAGCAACTATATGGCGTCACATAAACTGGTGGCGTACCTGAACAGCTCCGGCGAAGGCCGTCGCGTCATTGCAGACATTTTCAATGGCCTCGCTGAGGCGCCCTGCAGTCAGGTCGATAGCCTCAGCGCAGTCACCAGCGCAATGGGCGATGTGGGTCACTTGGCGAAACTACTCTAG
- a CDS encoding helix-turn-helix transcriptional regulator — MNAEFFHQPRLFRKSDFAQRLKELRSHFGYTQQKVVDGVNELLPLIQARPHPLCRSRYAKWELNNRTEMPDYPELLALCHYFEQEPYYLLTGVNGPRKSRNSQHALDTLFSRWEEDIHFKYVVKMLLERTPEATRKLAELIDVLTLGDRSLLNNHKNRTN; from the coding sequence ATGAATGCGGAATTTTTTCACCAACCCCGCCTCTTTCGAAAAAGCGACTTTGCCCAACGTCTTAAAGAGCTTCGCAGTCATTTCGGCTATACCCAGCAAAAGGTGGTGGATGGCGTCAATGAGCTCCTGCCGTTAATACAGGCCCGCCCCCACCCGCTTTGCCGCAGCCGATACGCCAAATGGGAGCTGAACAATCGCACAGAGATGCCGGACTATCCCGAGCTGCTCGCCTTGTGTCATTACTTTGAGCAGGAACCTTATTACCTGCTCACTGGCGTGAACGGGCCTCGCAAGTCACGCAATAGTCAGCATGCGCTGGACACCCTGTTTAGTCGCTGGGAAGAAGACATTCACTTCAAATACGTCGTAAAAATGTTGCTGGAGCGTACTCCTGAAGCGACTCGAAAACTGGCGGAGTTAATCGACGTGCTGACGTTAGGCGACCGCAGCCTGCTCAATAATCACAAAAACAGGACAAATTGA
- a CDS encoding right-handed parallel beta-helix repeat-containing protein: MKSALGALLGCALSGACFATNLNIVDYGATPDNYNDDDAIAINAAINAARDGDVVIIPEGTFHIREMINLKSNVDLKGDGYAKSGIAALYEGEDADDLVIKGRNVTNINISGLRLKSNYSGGVRALISITHSSKITISDSSFHRFKKHGIYFNHTRDGNVKNSKFQDATDLSGGGHGYGVVYTNGCEGGRVDNSYFYGPNIRHGVVIQGDPQYGPSHGIVVKGNYFKETTQDAIDLHGSGEYNNQIMYNTIEGDPAKGGKGQGIGIGENAHKASGSGNVIRNNVIRNTLYGIRVMQGSPGAMIKNNEIYNCKEHGIYIENGIGTEIRGNIIEGCQHWGVFVKDGNNTIIRKGKDENNEDTINQINGNGLSNSTTGFGGIRVKAGNTGVYVLDNDLCENDNYGGVNLSFEGQGTVKNNLCQ; the protein is encoded by the coding sequence ATGAAGTCCGCACTAGGAGCCCTGTTGGGGTGCGCGCTCTCTGGCGCCTGTTTCGCCACCAACTTGAATATCGTCGACTACGGCGCTACGCCGGATAACTATAACGATGACGACGCCATCGCCATCAACGCCGCGATTAACGCCGCCCGTGACGGAGACGTCGTCATCATTCCTGAAGGAACATTCCATATTCGTGAAATGATAAACCTGAAAAGTAACGTCGACTTAAAGGGAGACGGTTACGCCAAGTCAGGCATTGCTGCGTTATATGAGGGTGAAGACGCCGATGACTTAGTAATAAAAGGAAGAAATGTCACCAATATAAACATCTCTGGGCTTCGGCTTAAAAGTAATTACAGTGGTGGAGTTAGGGCGTTAATATCTATCACACACTCTTCAAAGATAACGATCAGCGACAGTAGTTTTCACCGTTTTAAAAAGCACGGAATCTACTTCAATCACACCCGTGACGGTAATGTTAAAAACTCCAAATTCCAAGATGCCACTGACCTTAGCGGTGGAGGGCATGGTTACGGTGTAGTTTACACAAACGGATGCGAGGGAGGCAGAGTCGATAATAGTTATTTCTATGGCCCCAATATTCGTCATGGCGTAGTGATTCAAGGTGACCCTCAATATGGTCCAAGCCATGGCATCGTGGTGAAAGGAAACTATTTCAAAGAAACGACTCAAGACGCCATCGACTTACATGGCTCAGGCGAATACAACAATCAAATTATGTACAACACAATTGAAGGAGATCCCGCCAAGGGCGGGAAGGGACAAGGAATTGGAATCGGAGAAAACGCCCATAAAGCATCCGGTAGTGGAAATGTGATTAGAAATAACGTCATTCGCAATACGCTTTATGGAATTCGCGTAATGCAAGGCTCTCCAGGAGCTATGATCAAGAACAACGAGATATACAATTGCAAAGAGCACGGCATTTATATCGAAAACGGTATTGGGACCGAGATACGCGGTAATATCATTGAAGGATGCCAACATTGGGGTGTTTTCGTTAAAGATGGAAACAATACAATCATTCGTAAAGGAAAAGACGAAAACAACGAAGACACAATAAACCAAATAAATGGTAACGGGCTATCAAACTCCACAACTGGCTTCGGAGGTATTCGCGTCAAAGCAGGAAATACAGGGGTGTATGTTCTAGACAACGACCTCTGTGAGAATGATAACTACGGAGGCGTAAACCTCTCATTCGAAGGCCAGGGCACGGTTAAAAACAACCTCTGCCAATAA